A window from Bacillota bacterium encodes these proteins:
- a CDS encoding radical SAM protein, with protein sequence MKEKIRVSTGSAAVLGLRGARLDDAPTTVYLLAGGRCAVDCAFCTQARTSASPDGFLSRVVWPEFEPEHVLQALGAVARHPSRLKRVCVQATRTSRARSMLRWLIPALDAVRRDCGAGVGDGRIQISVSHHASSVEEVREILALGADAIGIALDAACADVHARTKPGSWEGTVSLLEEAAGLFPGRISTHLIVGLGETEEDLVRVMRRLTDSGVTIGLFAFTPVRGTAMEDVPQPPIGTYRRVQLARHIIVNRLWDVEGFRFSDGRITGFGAEREKLLEIARTGKPFETSGCPGCNRPYYNECPGGTMYNYPRSLTCAEIEKALCEVGLAEGSR encoded by the coding sequence TTGAAGGAGAAGATCAGGGTGTCAACAGGGAGCGCGGCGGTGCTGGGCCTTCGTGGGGCTCGTCTCGATGACGCGCCCACTACTGTATACCTTTTGGCGGGCGGCCGATGCGCCGTGGACTGCGCTTTCTGCACTCAAGCGAGGACGAGCGCCTCCCCGGACGGCTTCCTCTCCCGGGTTGTCTGGCCCGAGTTCGAGCCCGAGCACGTCCTTCAGGCGCTTGGCGCCGTCGCGCGTCACCCGTCTCGCCTGAAGCGCGTGTGCGTCCAGGCGACGCGCACTTCCAGGGCGCGGAGCATGCTCAGGTGGCTCATACCGGCTCTCGACGCCGTGCGCCGCGACTGCGGCGCAGGTGTGGGAGATGGGAGGATTCAGATATCCGTCTCTCACCATGCGTCCAGCGTGGAAGAGGTAAGGGAAATCCTGGCCCTTGGAGCGGACGCCATCGGGATCGCTCTAGACGCGGCGTGCGCGGACGTTCACGCGAGGACCAAACCTGGGTCGTGGGAGGGGACGGTCTCCCTTCTCGAGGAAGCTGCAGGCCTCTTCCCTGGAAGGATCAGTACCCATCTCATAGTGGGCCTGGGCGAGACCGAGGAGGACCTGGTACGGGTGATGCGCCGTCTCACTGACAGCGGCGTCACAATCGGTCTCTTCGCGTTCACTCCGGTGAGAGGCACGGCGATGGAGGACGTTCCGCAACCTCCCATCGGCACTTACCGCCGAGTGCAGCTCGCCCGGCACATCATCGTAAACAGACTTTGGGACGTAGAGGGGTTCCGGTTCAGTGACGGGCGGATAACCGGCTTCGGTGCGGAGCGAGAGAAGCTACTGGAGATTGCCCGCACAGGCAAGCCGTTTGAGACATCGGGCTGTCCCGGTTGCAACAGGCCGTACTACAACGAATGCCCGGGCGGCACCATGTACAACTATCCAAGATCTCTCACTTGCGCGGAGATAGAGAAGGCGCTGTGCGAGGTCGGTCTAGCCGAGGGCAGCCGTTGA
- a CDS encoding radical SAM protein yields the protein MSSLEALLEKACRLRRSAFGQEIEWVNPVRTAVLSVTGGACELGCAHCGGHYLKHMIPIERWHELVCADRVSSCLVSGGCDRRGRVPVRSRIDTIRELAATYRLNLHLGLADEEDVLELAPLHPVVSFDLVADDATIREVYGLDVTARDFLAKYVMLRRHVRVVPHICIGLRGGEPSGELEALGALARVGVEAIIFIVFTPTPGTSYESREPPSPEFAARVMAQARVMFPATPIYLGCMRPRGGYRDKIDKLALRAGVNRIVAPSPAAREEAEALGLSARWREECCAF from the coding sequence ATGAGTTCACTAGAGGCTCTTCTTGAGAAAGCGTGCCGGCTCAGACGGTCGGCTTTCGGGCAGGAGATCGAGTGGGTGAACCCAGTGCGAACCGCCGTGCTGAGCGTTACGGGAGGCGCGTGCGAGCTTGGGTGCGCTCACTGCGGCGGCCACTACCTCAAGCACATGATCCCCATCGAGAGGTGGCATGAGCTGGTCTGTGCGGACCGGGTCTCGAGCTGCCTTGTGAGCGGGGGTTGCGACAGGCGGGGCAGAGTCCCGGTGAGGTCACGCATCGATACCATCAGAGAGCTCGCCGCGACTTACCGGCTCAATCTCCACCTCGGACTCGCGGACGAGGAAGACGTGCTGGAGCTTGCGCCGCTTCACCCGGTGGTGTCGTTCGATCTCGTGGCGGACGACGCGACGATCCGAGAGGTTTACGGCCTCGATGTGACGGCAAGGGACTTTCTCGCCAAGTACGTCATGTTGCGGCGCCACGTTCGCGTGGTGCCGCACATTTGCATCGGACTTCGAGGCGGCGAGCCGTCAGGTGAGCTCGAAGCCCTGGGCGCTCTCGCGCGTGTTGGTGTGGAGGCCATCATCTTCATCGTCTTCACGCCCACTCCCGGGACGTCATACGAGTCGCGCGAGCCGCCCAGCCCCGAGTTCGCCGCGAGAGTCATGGCCCAGGCGCGGGTGATGTTCCCCGCGACACCCATATACCTCGGGTGCATGCGGCCGCGAGGCGGGTATCGCGATAAGATCGACAAGCTTGCGCTTCGCGCGGGGGTCAACAGGATAGTGGCGCCGTCCCCCGCGGCGAGAGAGGAAGCGGAGGCGCTCGGCCTTTCCGCGCGATGGCGAGAGGAGTGCTGCGCGTTTTGA
- a CDS encoding glycerate kinase has translation MTSETASDRSGTTRVTDGLRRDALEILNEALAAVDPYEAIRRIVRRKGNVLEVGARSYDLSRIDRVIVIGAGKASARMALAVEETLGDRITAGLVNVKYGHSETLTKVRVREAGHPVPDAAGVEGAREMLELARDAGEDDLVICLISGGGSSLMPVPAPGIELLDKQRVTQALLSCGATIHEINAVRKHISLVKGGGFARTAAPAQVVSLILSDVIGDDLDVIASGPTVPDTSTFVGAWEVMQRHGVLDRIPDAVRRRIEAGVRGEVPETPKPGDPLFGNVANVIVASNAIAMDAAARAAERLGYHSLVLSSCVQGEAREVGRVMAAIARELSRHDRPTAKPACVLAGGETTVTLRGTGLGGRNQELALSAALDIEGMTDVVLMAVGTDGTDGPTDAAGAMVFGDTAVRAREAGMAPSAYLENNDSYHFFKALGDLVVTGPTRTNVMDIVLILAR, from the coding sequence ATGACTTCGGAAACGGCCTCGGACAGGAGCGGGACAACACGTGTCACAGACGGCTTGCGCCGTGACGCCCTTGAGATCCTCAACGAGGCACTCGCCGCGGTCGACCCGTACGAGGCGATAAGGAGGATTGTTCGCCGGAAGGGCAATGTGTTGGAGGTGGGAGCGAGATCGTACGACCTCTCGCGGATCGACCGCGTCATAGTGATAGGGGCCGGCAAGGCGAGCGCGCGAATGGCCCTCGCCGTGGAGGAGACCCTGGGGGACCGCATCACGGCAGGCCTCGTCAACGTCAAGTACGGCCACTCTGAGACCCTGACGAAGGTCCGGGTCCGCGAAGCGGGGCACCCTGTGCCCGACGCCGCGGGCGTCGAGGGCGCCCGAGAAATGCTGGAGCTCGCGCGCGACGCCGGAGAGGACGACCTTGTGATCTGCCTCATCTCAGGTGGCGGCTCAAGCCTAATGCCAGTTCCCGCTCCGGGCATCGAGCTCCTGGACAAGCAACGTGTTACGCAGGCCCTGTTGAGCTGCGGTGCCACGATACACGAGATCAATGCGGTCAGGAAGCACATCTCCCTGGTGAAGGGGGGCGGCTTTGCTCGGACCGCCGCACCCGCTCAGGTCGTGTCCCTCATCCTTTCCGACGTGATCGGGGACGATCTCGACGTCATCGCGTCGGGCCCGACAGTGCCCGACACAAGCACCTTCGTGGGGGCGTGGGAGGTCATGCAGCGCCACGGGGTGCTGGACCGGATCCCCGACGCCGTGAGGCGCCGGATTGAGGCGGGTGTACGGGGCGAGGTGCCCGAGACGCCAAAGCCGGGAGATCCTCTGTTTGGAAACGTGGCGAACGTGATCGTGGCGAGCAACGCCATTGCGATGGATGCTGCCGCTCGAGCAGCCGAGAGGCTGGGATATCATTCCCTCGTGCTGTCATCGTGCGTCCAGGGGGAAGCCAGAGAGGTGGGACGTGTGATGGCGGCCATCGCGCGCGAGCTCTCGAGACATGACAGGCCAACGGCCAAGCCTGCCTGCGTGCTGGCAGGCGGCGAAACGACCGTGACGTTAAGGGGGACAGGGCTCGGCGGCCGAAACCAAGAGCTTGCCCTATCCGCCGCTCTCGATATCGAGGGCATGACAGACGTGGTCCTCATGGCCGTGGGGACGGATGGCACAGACGGGCCAACAGACGCGGCGGGTGCCATGGTTTTCGGCGACACTGCGGTGAGGGCGCGGGAGGCGGGCATGGCTCCCAGTGCCTATCTAGAGAACAATGACTCGTATCATTTCTTCAAGGCCCTGGGGGACCTCGTCGTGACGGGTCCGACGCGCACGAACGTCATGGACATCGTGCTCATCCTAGCCCGGTAG
- the arsC gene encoding arsenate reductase (thioredoxin), giving the protein MTKHGKRKKVLFLCTGNSCRSQMAEGFLRALGGDGWEAYSAGLDPQGVNPGAVRVMSEAGIDISGQASKPIDPAVLDAVDLVVTLCGSADERCPVLPAHVRREHWPLEDPAKATGSPDEVLAVFRRVRDEIRHRVERLIGQN; this is encoded by the coding sequence ATGACGAAGCATGGGAAGCGAAAGAAAGTGCTATTCCTGTGCACAGGCAACTCGTGCCGGAGTCAGATGGCAGAGGGGTTCCTCCGCGCTCTGGGAGGAGACGGCTGGGAGGCGTACAGCGCCGGGCTCGACCCACAGGGCGTGAACCCCGGTGCTGTGAGAGTCATGTCAGAGGCCGGAATCGACATATCGGGCCAGGCTTCAAAGCCGATAGACCCCGCCGTTCTTGACGCAGTGGATCTCGTGGTCACGCTGTGTGGCAGCGCCGACGAGAGGTGTCCGGTGTTGCCGGCCCATGTAAGGCGCGAGCACTGGCCGCTCGAAGACCCAGCAAAGGCGACCGGGTCTCCTGATGAGGTTCTCGCGGTCTTCAGGCGCGTGCGCGACGAGATACGTCATCGCGTTGAGAGACTAATAGGCCAGAACTGA
- a CDS encoding DUF951 domain-containing protein: MKFYIGDVVRLKKGHPCGSYEWEVMRVGADFRIKCCGCGRVVMLSRPRFEKSVKQIVSRPGGEEAEA; the protein is encoded by the coding sequence TTGAAGTTCTACATAGGGGACGTGGTCCGGCTGAAGAAGGGGCACCCCTGCGGCTCCTATGAATGGGAAGTCATGAGAGTGGGCGCTGACTTCCGCATCAAGTGCTGCGGGTGTGGCCGCGTCGTCATGCTCAGTCGGCCGAGGTTCGAGAAGAGCGTCAAGCAGATCGTGTCCCGCCCTGGTGGCGAGGAGGCCGAGGCGTGA
- a CDS encoding lipoate--protein ligase family protein, whose protein sequence is MQTRWRLLRTGHKRGAWNMAVDEAVMAHVAKGLSPPTFRLFEWEPPSLSLGRVQSFERDVDADACERLGVDVVRRPTGGRAVLHDVEVTYSLIMSENDPALPRGMGESFSLATQGIIKGLRLLGVEAEIRGRDDGDSSGRGATSRAVEDSAAGVRTGACFDSPSWYEVVAGGRKLVGSAQARLMGVFLQHGSILIELDAEKLCRLLRFPSEAERAAAVDHLRSHATSISEILSRPVGFREVEDAIIEGMRSHISPIELVEDDISQEELALASTLISRKYDSPSWTLHRRAEAAEA, encoded by the coding sequence ATGCAGACGCGTTGGAGGCTTCTTCGTACGGGACACAAGCGCGGAGCATGGAACATGGCCGTGGACGAGGCGGTGATGGCCCACGTAGCCAAGGGTCTTTCCCCGCCCACGTTCAGGCTCTTCGAGTGGGAGCCTCCGAGCCTCTCCCTCGGCCGGGTTCAGTCCTTCGAAAGAGACGTAGACGCAGACGCGTGCGAGAGACTCGGGGTAGACGTCGTGCGCCGCCCGACGGGGGGCAGGGCTGTGTTGCACGACGTTGAGGTCACCTACAGTCTCATCATGAGCGAGAACGACCCCGCCCTTCCGCGAGGCATGGGGGAATCGTTTAGCCTCGCAACACAAGGAATCATAAAGGGCCTTCGCCTCCTCGGGGTCGAGGCGGAGATCCGCGGGCGCGACGACGGCGACTCGTCGGGTCGGGGAGCCACCTCCCGGGCGGTCGAAGATTCCGCCGCGGGGGTGCGCACAGGCGCGTGCTTCGACTCACCGTCCTGGTACGAGGTGGTCGCCGGGGGACGGAAACTGGTGGGCAGCGCACAGGCGCGGCTCATGGGCGTGTTCCTCCAACACGGGTCCATTCTCATTGAGCTGGACGCCGAGAAGCTCTGCAGACTCCTGAGATTCCCCTCTGAAGCGGAAAGGGCCGCGGCGGTGGACCACCTACGCTCTCACGCCACGTCGATTTCTGAGATCCTTAGCCGCCCGGTGGGCTTCCGGGAGGTCGAAGACGCGATCATAGAGGGGATGAGATCCCATATCTCCCCTATCGAGCTGGTTGAGGACGACATCTCGCAAGAGGAGCTTGCCCTGGCAAGCACCCTTATTTCCCGGAAATACGATTCGCCGTCATGGACGCTGCACCGTCGGGCGGAGGCGGCGGAGGCGTAG
- a CDS encoding mechanosensitive ion channel family protein, giving the protein MSSLFDTFAPALSGGVPMDRLIDLGLGAGGTIIRVTLTLVVAFLLVKASNALVDKLITQRATEGHRLMDERKARTLRSLLKSLLRYAIYLFAGISILGELGVDTSSLLAGAGLAGLALGFGAQNLVRDVINGFFILFEDQFAVGDYVTVADAEGIVESIGLRTTSIRAFSGALQIVPNGQISKVVNHMGSAMRVLFTVTVDHRTDVDRAIEVLARDFERAKTEIPNIVEGPTVLGVNAIGERGIELLIIAKAKPMEQWQAERDLRKRVKETFDREGIAFYSPSMRVYLEPSGAVPSPPLAGGAADT; this is encoded by the coding sequence GTGAGTAGTCTGTTCGATACTTTTGCTCCCGCGCTCTCTGGCGGTGTGCCAATGGACCGACTCATCGACCTGGGGCTTGGAGCGGGCGGAACCATCATCCGTGTCACGCTCACGCTGGTGGTGGCTTTCTTGCTCGTGAAGGCCTCGAACGCACTGGTCGACAAGCTGATCACCCAACGTGCAACCGAGGGCCACAGGCTCATGGACGAACGCAAAGCCAGGACCCTTCGGTCGCTCCTCAAGAGCCTTCTTCGGTATGCCATATACCTCTTCGCGGGCATATCCATTCTGGGCGAGCTCGGCGTGGATACCTCGAGCCTCCTGGCCGGAGCGGGACTTGCAGGCCTCGCTCTGGGCTTCGGAGCTCAGAACCTCGTCCGCGACGTGATCAACGGGTTCTTCATCCTCTTCGAAGACCAGTTTGCCGTCGGCGATTACGTGACCGTCGCTGACGCGGAGGGGATCGTGGAGTCCATAGGCCTTCGCACTACAAGCATACGTGCTTTCAGCGGGGCGCTTCAAATCGTGCCCAACGGGCAGATCTCCAAGGTCGTGAACCACATGGGCAGTGCGATGCGCGTGCTCTTCACCGTCACCGTGGATCACCGCACCGACGTAGACCGAGCAATCGAGGTGTTGGCTCGGGACTTCGAGAGGGCGAAGACGGAGATTCCCAACATCGTTGAGGGCCCAACGGTGCTTGGAGTGAATGCCATTGGCGAGCGCGGGATCGAGCTGCTCATCATAGCCAAGGCCAAGCCCATGGAGCAGTGGCAAGCCGAGCGAGATCTAAGGAAGCGCGTCAAGGAGACCTTTGATCGCGAAGGCATCGCCTTCTATTCTCCCAGCATGCGAGTGTATTTGGAACCATCCGGCGCCGTCCCCAGCCCGCCGCTTGCTGGGGGAGCCGCGGACACGTGA
- a CDS encoding phage holin family protein, whose protein sequence is MGDWLRHIVRFVVSALVLMFIGLIVPGFSTLSFVNALIAAAVITGLGYIIEAAVGRSVSPFGRGVVGFLVSAAVIYVSQFVVPAMRVTVLGALISAFIIGLVDTFIPTTLR, encoded by the coding sequence GTGGGCGACTGGCTGCGCCACATCGTAAGGTTCGTTGTGTCGGCTCTGGTGCTCATGTTCATCGGGCTCATAGTGCCGGGCTTCAGCACCCTGAGCTTCGTGAATGCCCTGATCGCGGCGGCGGTCATAACCGGCCTCGGATATATCATCGAGGCTGCCGTTGGAAGAAGCGTTTCTCCGTTCGGTCGCGGGGTAGTCGGGTTCCTCGTGTCGGCCGCGGTGATCTATGTCTCTCAGTTCGTTGTTCCGGCGATGCGCGTGACCGTCCTTGGTGCCCTGATATCGGCGTTCATCATTGGGCTCGTGGACACGTTCATCCCGACCACCCTCAGATAG